A region of uncultured Desulfobacter sp. DNA encodes the following proteins:
- a CDS encoding adenylate/guanylate cyclase domain-containing protein: MAFQKNRIWIRTGFLFIFLFFFLYPPVCTAKGRTPGQPARAVNGVLDLSAFNFNKTDYVTLDGCWEFYWNRLLSPMDFSSPSPPPKTGFMFVPQSWTRYHSPDGGRPDSNGYATYRLTVILPEADQTYALNILYMATAYKMWINGRPVPGNGIVGTSPSQSRPQSFCQDISFTPGTPKCEIIVQVSNFSHIDAGIVRSIKLGQYRQIRRHFSFTKGIGVFVTGCTFAMSVYHFLLFYFRRKEISHFYFGLICFLISLRNLTIGVTLITQIFPNFSWELLRKIMVLCLYFLPPAFAGFLSSVFPKEFSKKIYKPCVIFSIAYAIPVLIFPTKIFWHFIPTYDVAVLGFGLYASISLVRAVKRHREGAGYILFGFTVFLAGVINEILYSEEIIRTGDFMPLGFLILILSQAIVLAMQSAQTYARIENLVCVFEKFVPSRFLSRIAKQGIESIAIGNAENDTIAVLFCDIRSFTTLSENMMPGQVLTFLNSFFSAMSAPIHKNHGFIDKFIGDAVMALFDADGKDLKHCAENAVRAAVEMHRALTAFNAEADASLHPRIDMGIGIHIGRVVIGTVGTSDRMDSTVLGDTVNIACRLETLTKEKNEKIIVSSNIVDLLDTPHEFGLNQRGRLLVKGRTEPILIYGVSDTNPDTNIGN, translated from the coding sequence ATGGCATTTCAAAAAAATCGGATCTGGATCAGAACCGGTTTTTTGTTTATTTTTCTGTTTTTTTTTCTTTATCCACCTGTCTGCACCGCAAAGGGCCGGACACCGGGCCAGCCGGCCAGGGCAGTCAACGGGGTACTGGATCTTTCGGCCTTTAATTTTAATAAAACAGACTATGTCACACTGGACGGGTGTTGGGAATTCTACTGGAACCGGCTGCTTTCTCCCATGGATTTTTCTTCGCCATCCCCGCCGCCCAAGACAGGGTTTATGTTTGTACCCCAATCCTGGACCCGATATCATAGCCCCGACGGCGGCAGGCCGGACAGCAACGGATATGCAACCTACAGACTGACAGTGATTTTGCCGGAAGCGGACCAGACCTATGCACTGAACATCCTTTACATGGCTACCGCATACAAGATGTGGATAAATGGCCGGCCCGTTCCGGGAAACGGTATTGTCGGGACGTCACCATCCCAGTCCCGGCCCCAGAGTTTCTGCCAGGACATCAGCTTTACCCCCGGCACCCCAAAATGTGAAATTATTGTTCAGGTATCCAATTTCAGCCACATTGACGCAGGCATTGTCCGGTCCATAAAACTTGGTCAATACAGGCAAATCCGCAGACACTTTTCTTTTACCAAAGGCATTGGTGTCTTTGTCACCGGGTGCACCTTTGCCATGAGCGTTTACCATTTCCTGCTGTTCTATTTCAGACGCAAGGAGATATCCCACTTTTATTTCGGTTTGATCTGTTTTCTTATTTCCCTGCGCAACCTGACCATCGGCGTGACGCTGATTACCCAGATTTTTCCCAACTTTTCCTGGGAATTATTGCGCAAAATAATGGTGCTGTGTTTATACTTTCTGCCACCGGCCTTTGCGGGATTTCTCAGCTCTGTGTTTCCAAAAGAATTCTCAAAAAAAATTTATAAACCATGTGTTATATTCAGCATAGCTTACGCCATCCCTGTACTAATTTTTCCCACAAAAATATTCTGGCACTTCATTCCGACCTATGACGTTGCTGTCCTGGGATTCGGCCTTTACGCATCAATCAGTCTTGTGCGAGCGGTGAAACGACACAGGGAGGGCGCGGGATATATTCTTTTCGGATTCACGGTCTTTCTGGCCGGCGTTATCAACGAAATCCTCTATTCCGAAGAGATTATCCGGACCGGGGACTTCATGCCCCTGGGCTTTCTAATCCTCATTTTAAGCCAGGCCATTGTGCTGGCCATGCAGTCTGCCCAAACCTACGCCAGAATTGAAAATCTGGTTTGTGTGTTTGAAAAATTTGTGCCGTCGCGTTTTCTTAGCCGTATTGCCAAACAAGGCATTGAAAGTATAGCCATCGGCAATGCTGAAAACGACACCATCGCGGTACTGTTCTGTGATATCCGCTCGTTCACAACCCTTTCCGAAAACATGATGCCGGGTCAGGTCCTCACCTTTTTAAATTCATTTTTCAGCGCCATGAGTGCTCCCATTCATAAAAATCACGGATTTATCGACAAATTCATCGGCGATGCCGTCATGGCCCTGTTTGATGCCGATGGCAAAGATCTGAAACACTGTGCTGAAAATGCGGTCCGGGCAGCCGTTGAAATGCACAGGGCCTTAACAGCATTTAATGCAGAGGCCGACGCATCTCTTCACCCCAGAATAGACATGGGCATCGGCATTCATATCGGCAGGGTGGTGATCGGCACGGTGGGCACTTCGGATCGTATGGATTCAACGGTTTTGGGTGACACCGTGAATATTGCCTGCCGCCTGGAAACTCTGACCAAAGAAAAAAATGAAAAAATTATTGTATCCTCAAATATTGTGGATCTGCTGGACACGCCCCATGAGTTTGGTTTAAATCAACGCGGCAGACTCCTTGTAAAGGGAAGAACCGAACCCATTTTGATTTATGGCGTTTCAGACACAAACCCAGACACAAACATTGGCAACTGA
- a CDS encoding B12-binding domain-containing radical SAM protein: MKALLIQLPIPRLNLGLYTGNIPLAGACLKQATQDVPGWQVDLLSETALSWTGDQAIVRDVCDRNPDLVGFTVFAWNMERSVFLARQIKEKTGAGLIFGGPQVTEDTLDHFPEFIDYLVIGEGEALFRQVLENKIPGEKSGNTGAPMPRVLHHTHLSQSSMLVHGSPYVNGHLDLGPGQVMLLETQRGCPYKCGFCYYSKARKKRDIADTQTVIQGIDWALHNHAKELYLMDPSLNARPQLTSLLEKISVLNASKRLPIISEIRAESVTDDMAAQYANAGFTQFEVGLQSTTPKALDIMNRPTDLKRFIKGVKALQNQDITATIDLIFGLPGDTPQGFRNSVDFILEHDLYDHIQVFPLLVLPGTAFLRQARELGLEFAPHPPYPVIQTSAFSRTDMAQALDYAEDAFDRTFLPFPDLEISFAHPAPKDYYICPDNRRLLAKLVLDTPRPLEEIHELADGISSPFQIFFSNSALDQDYINRVTTAVSEKNPFVPLELIFITPGFVPDTDAVLNAIVRTSPHFLDLDQQYLYPEPGNRSILFTLVSARTTPFFQGPMQRQVMQWTGTGLPGLSLLADLFHLDGILIPGRGQALLNWQDAMAEISEDILPVCFADVSLQMRWLSLTEKGKYHLTVF; encoded by the coding sequence AAGCAGGCAACCCAGGATGTCCCCGGCTGGCAGGTGGATCTTTTATCCGAAACAGCACTGTCCTGGACCGGGGACCAGGCCATTGTCCGGGATGTCTGTGACAGAAACCCGGATCTTGTGGGGTTCACGGTATTTGCCTGGAACATGGAAAGATCTGTTTTCCTGGCCCGGCAAATTAAAGAAAAAACCGGTGCCGGACTGATTTTCGGTGGTCCCCAGGTCACTGAAGATACCCTTGACCATTTTCCTGAATTTATAGATTATCTTGTTATCGGCGAAGGCGAGGCCCTGTTCCGCCAGGTGCTGGAAAACAAAATCCCGGGGGAGAAATCCGGCAACACCGGCGCCCCGATGCCCCGGGTTCTTCATCATACCCACTTGAGCCAGAGTTCAATGCTGGTTCACGGTTCGCCCTATGTCAACGGCCATCTCGACCTTGGCCCCGGGCAGGTCATGCTTCTGGAAACCCAAAGGGGCTGCCCTTACAAATGCGGGTTCTGTTATTATTCCAAAGCCAGAAAAAAACGGGATATCGCCGACACTCAAACGGTTATACAAGGCATTGACTGGGCACTGCACAACCATGCCAAAGAGCTCTACCTGATGGACCCGTCCCTGAATGCCAGACCCCAGTTGACTTCGCTGCTTGAAAAAATTTCGGTTCTTAACGCGTCAAAGAGACTGCCCATTATCAGTGAAATCCGGGCAGAATCCGTCACGGACGACATGGCCGCCCAATATGCAAATGCCGGATTCACCCAGTTTGAAGTCGGTCTGCAAAGCACCACCCCCAAGGCCCTTGATATCATGAACCGCCCCACGGATCTGAAACGATTCATTAAAGGCGTAAAAGCGCTCCAGAATCAAGACATAACAGCCACCATTGACTTGATTTTCGGCCTGCCCGGCGACACCCCCCAAGGATTCAGAAACAGTGTGGATTTCATCCTTGAACATGATCTGTATGACCATATCCAGGTGTTTCCTCTGCTGGTCCTGCCGGGAACAGCCTTTCTCAGACAGGCCCGGGAGCTTGGCCTTGAATTTGCACCCCATCCGCCCTATCCGGTGATTCAAACGTCCGCCTTTTCCCGGACAGATATGGCACAGGCCCTGGATTATGCCGAAGATGCCTTTGACCGGACGTTTCTGCCCTTTCCGGATCTGGAGATATCCTTTGCCCACCCGGCCCCAAAGGACTATTATATTTGCCCGGACAACCGGCGGCTGCTGGCCAAACTGGTCCTGGACACCCCCCGCCCCCTGGAAGAGATTCATGAGCTTGCAGATGGGATCAGCTCGCCCTTCCAGATATTTTTTTCCAACAGCGCCCTGGACCAGGACTATATCAACCGGGTTACAACCGCTGTTTCTGAGAAAAATCCCTTTGTACCCCTGGAGCTTATTTTTATCACGCCCGGATTTGTGCCTGACACGGATGCTGTTTTAAATGCCATAGTCCGCACCAGCCCCCATTTCCTTGACCTGGACCAGCAATACCTGTATCCGGAACCCGGAAACCGAAGCATTCTTTTTACCCTGGTATCTGCCCGGACAACACCATTTTTCCAGGGCCCCATGCAACGCCAGGTGATGCAATGGACCGGAACCGGCCTGCCCGGCCTTTCACTTTTGGCAGATCTTTTTCACCTGGACGGCATTCTCATCCCCGGCCGGGGTCAGGCACTTTTGAACTGGCAGGATGCCATGGCCGAAATCAGTGAGGATATACTTCCCGTCTGTTTTGCCGATGTCTCTTTGCAGATGCGCTGGCTCTCCCTGACCGAAAAGGGAAAATACCATCTGACGGTTTTTTGA